The Cannabis sativa cultivar Pink pepper isolate KNU-18-1 chromosome 8, ASM2916894v1, whole genome shotgun sequence genomic interval TAGACCTTCTGTCATCAACATCTGCTGCCCAATCATCATCACAGAAGGAACTAATTTCAGTGTGTGGGGGTTTCTTCAAATGCAAACCATGATTCATTGTGCCACTGAGATACCTCAGTATTCTCTTGACAACAATCCAGTGAACTTGCAGAGGATTGTGCATAAATTGACACACTTTGCTAACACTAAAGGAAATCTCTGGCCTGGTTATGGTCAGATATTGAAGAGCTCCAAAAGTGTATCTATACAATTGAATATTCTTAACAAGATCACTGCCATAGACTGACAGTCTGAGTCCACTAGTCATAGGTCCAGCATCCACTGGTCATAGGTCCAGATGCTGGTTTGACTCCTTGCATTTGTGTTTTAATCAACAAATCTCTAATATACTTTCCCTTGAGAAAGATGCAAACCATCTATAGTGTACTTGTAGTGTACTGAACTTCTATAAAGTCTTCTTGGTCTAAGAAGATTAAAAACTTGTATTTTGATTATGGCATGTTTTGGCTTTTGAGCTTTAAAACAGCGGggttgaaaaatgaaaaagaaaaaggtgggAGTGAAGATTTATTATTAGAACCTATGTCATGTTTTGACTTTTGAGTTCTAGAAAACATGTTTTGAGTTCTTAAAAGCAAAACAACGGTATCCGTTTGGTTTGGTATATGGTGaagctttatttatttatttattaaaatttataagaaTTTTATCTATTTGTATGTTTGGTCCCGCAATGGATCTTATAAAGGAATCGAAGTATTAGTATAATTGTTGTAATCTTTTTTCAACGTAGTAATCCTTTTTACACTAAATTTcaatgtttttatattttttatgtaaaaccaaaaaaataattttgattttaatGTTCTTTCTTATAACATCAAACATGGTAAGCCATTGAAGTTACCTAAGTGGCTTAGGTAGGGGTGAGAGAAAGGGGGAGTGCAAGGGTTATAACCCAAAACCCAGTAATACCATTCCAAATGCCATTTTAATACGctcaattaaaattgaatattagatattttatgCTACaagaatataatataaaacaaaattttaaaatgatacttattagaaaaataataattttaaattaaattttgtatcTATTTTAAAGCTACATTGATATAATAATTACTGTTTCGCGGAACTTTTTATAATGTCTCTTTTTATCGTGTAATAATAATGTCTCTTTTTGTAATCAACTCTCTAAAAAAATTTTATCGTGTAATTTTTCGTTTGTTTCGCGGTGTTGTAATTTTGCTGCCCATAATGTGACTAGATGGACTTTCGATCGAAACATTACTGGTT includes:
- the LOC115700306 gene encoding uncharacterized mitochondrial protein AtMg00810-like; translation: MTSGLRLSVYGSDLVKNIQLYRYTFGALQYLTITRPEISFSVSKVCQFMHNPLQVHWIVVKRILRYLSGTMNHGLHLKKPPHTEISSFCDDDWAADVDDRRSTSGYAIYFGTNLVAWSSKKQHTVSRSNTEAEFSSLANVVAEITWLKSLLS